The following proteins come from a genomic window of Alnus glutinosa chromosome 10, dhAlnGlut1.1, whole genome shotgun sequence:
- the LOC133880537 gene encoding putative disease resistance RPP13-like protein 1, whose amino-acid sequence MNTAGESSFVSSVKKVGELLLPPFIQSLWDQLVVPEFLDFVRGAGLEENLDKWRKTLSRIQTMLDDAEEKQHSDRAVKEWLDDLRDLAYDLDDIVDELTTKASKAENQDRPSKVRKLTPVAWFTRLTPSHFKIKSRLGSKIKEITDRFNDIETRKNQLNLNQTADERSSNKRRWTAVPTSVMNDSHVYGREKDKEVVLELLLGEKCSEAGVSVIPILGMGGIGKTTLAQLLFNDEKVQSFFDLKAWACVSEDFDAVRVTKAIIKSVTSASCDETDLNLLQVQLKEKLKGKRFLVVLDDLWNENYHDWTILCAPFLAGAPGSRIVITTRNQGVSSMTSTIPAYCLKVLSNDACLSVFTQHALGTSNFSAHPNLKDIGEKIVEKCKGLPLAAKTLGGLLRTTLDCYEWEGVLKSKIWDIPEGKSPIAPALMLSYHHLPSHLKRCFTYCSIFPKDYEFEEEQLVLLWMAEGIIQPQGDKQMEDLGSQYFHDLLSRSFFQQSSMRKSKFLMHDLINDLAQWVAGDICFRMEDRIESINKGKISKTVRHLSYLGDWFDGAKKFEVFSELTCLRTFMPLVLPSMGRCYLTHDVPLKLLSKLPCLRVLSLSGYSIVELPDSIGDLKHLRYLDLSYTRIRGLPESITTLCNLQTLLLKSCYYLKELPSNLGYLVNLRHLNILNADKLEGMPLQIGKLTSLRTLSNLIVRKCNCFALKELGFLLHLQGTLIISRLENAIEPKDASDAKLIEKPNLNELCLEWSARVDWSKDRASELDVLNVLHPNKSLKKLTIRCYGGTEFPTWLKGHSFPHLVLLRIENCKKCTSLPPAGQLPSLKHIFIAGMASVKNVGDEFYGGSCSQPFESLQTLYFKDMEEWESWSSNGELPHLRELFIINCPKLLGNLPNHIPSLQNVVIERCEQLVVSNARFPELCKLEFENLRGGTQK is encoded by the coding sequence ATGAACACTGCAGGAGAGTCGTCGTTTGTTTCTTCAGTCAAGAAAGTGGGAGAGCTCCTTCTCCCTCCGTTCATTCAATCGCTGTGGGATCAATTGGTGGTTCCAGAGTTTTTGGACTTCGTACGTGGAGCAGGACTTGAAGAAAATTTGGACAAGTGGAGGAAAACGCTGTCAAGAATTCAGACAATGCTTGATGATGCCGAGGAAAAGCAACACAGTGACAGGGCTGTGAAAGAGTGgttggatgatctcagagactTGGCTTACGATCTCGACGACATTGTGGATGAACTCACCACTAAAGCATCGAAAGCTGAAAATCAGGATCGCCCAAGTAAGGTACGGAAACTCACCCCAGTTGCTTGGTTTACTCGTTTGACTCCAAGTCATTTTAAGATCAAAAGTAGGCTGGGGTCAAAGATAAAGGAGATCACTGATCGATTCAATGATATCGAGACACGAAAAAATCAActgaatttgaatcaaactgctGATGAGAGGTCGTCAAACAAAAGGAGATGGACAGCGGTGCCAACTTCTGTAATGAATGATAGTCATGTTTATGGCAGGGAAAAAGATAAAGAGGTTGTGCTTGAATTGTTGCTGGGTGAAAAATGTAGTGAAGCTGGAGTTTCTGTGATTCCTATACTTGGCATGGGAGGTATAGGAAAGACAACTCTTGCCCAGCTTTTATTTAATGATGAAAAAGTGCAAAGCTTTTTTGATTTGAAAGCATGGGCTTGTGTTTCTGAAGACTTTGATGCTGTTAGGGTGACAAAAGCAATTATAAAATCGGTCACCTCTGCAAGCTGTGACGAAACTGATCTGAATTTGTTGCAAGTCCAACTCAAGGAGAAACTAAAAGGGAAGAGGTTTCTAGTCGTTCTTGACGATCTATGGAATGAGAACTACCATGACTGGACTATCCTATGTGCTCCTTTCCTAGCAGGAGCTCCTGGAAGTAGGATTGTCATCACAACTCGCAATCAAGGAGTTTCATCAATGACGAGTACCATTCCAGCCTACTGTCTGAAAGTATTGTCAAATGATGCTTGTTTGTCTGTATTTACCCAACATGCACTAGGGACAAGCAACTTCAGTGCACATCCAAATCTGAAAGATATTGGTGAAAAAATCGTTGAAAAATGTAAAGGCTTGCCTTTGGCAGCAAAGACCCTCGGAGGCCTCTTGCGCACTACGTTGGACTGTTATGAGTGGGAAGGTGTACTAAAGAGCAAGATATGGGATATACCAGAGGGGAAAAGTCCAATTGCTCCAGCTCTTATGTTGAGCTACCATCATTTGCCTTCACATTTAAAGAGGTGCTTTACGTATTGTTCAATATTCCCTAAGGACTATGAATTTGAAGAGGAGCAGTTGGTTTTGTTATGGATGGCAGAAGGTATAATTCAGCCACAAGGAGATAAGCAAATGGAAGATTTGGGTAGTCAGTATTTTCACGATCTATTGTCGAGATCATTTTTTCAACAGTCAAGCATGAggaaatcaaaatttctaatgCACGACCTTATCAACGATTTAGCCCAATGGGTTGCAGGAGATATATGCTTCAGAATGGAGGATAGAATTGAGAGCATCAACAAAGGAAAAATTTCCAAAACAGTTCGGCATTTGTCTTACCTGGGTGACTGGTTTGATGGCGCTAAAAAGTTCGAGGTTTTTTCTGAACTCACGTGTCTACGTACCTTCATGCCTCTTGTGCTACCTAGTATGGGGAGATGTTATTTGACTCATGACGTTCCTCTTAAATTGTTGTCAAAATTACCATGTTTAAGAGTGCTCTCTTTGAGTGGGTACTCCATAGTTGAGCTACCGGATTCAATTGGTGATTTGAAGCACCTACGGTATCTTGACCTCTCTTACACTCGAATTAGAGGTTTGCCTGAATCAATAACCACTCTTTGCAACTTACAAACACTGCTATTGAAAAGTTGTTATTATCTAAAGGAATTGCCTTCAAATTTGGGGTACCTGGTCAACTTGCGCCACCTCAACATTCTCAATGCAGATAAACTGGAAGGGATGCCTCTTCAAATAGGTAAATTAACTAGCCTCCGGACATTGTCTAATCTAATTGTGAGAAAATGCAATTGCTTCGCGTTAAAAGAGTTAGGTTTTTTGTTGCATCTTCAAGGGACACTCATTATCTCAAGATTAGAGAATGCCATTGAACCCAAGGATGCAAGCGATGCAAAGTTAATTGAAAAGCCTAATCTCAATGAATTGTGCTTGGAATGGAGCGCCCGTGTGGATTGGTCGAAAGATAGAGCAAGCGAATTAGACGTACTTAACGTGCTACATCCAAACAAGTCTTTGAAAAAGCTCACTATCAGGTGCTATGGTGGTACAGAATTTCCGACTTGGTTAAAAGGTCATTCATTTCCTCATTTGGTACTCCTAAGGattgaaaattgtaaaaagtGCACATCATTGCCACCAGCTGGCCAACTACCATCACTtaaacacattttcatcgcaGGCATGGCTAGTGTAAAGAATGTTGGTGATGAGTTTTATGGGGGTAGTTGTTCACAACCTTTTGAATCCTTACAAACTTTGTATTTCAAGGATATGGAAGAATGGGAGAGCTGGAGCTCTAATGGAGAATTACCACACCTGCGTGagctttttattataaattgtcCCAAGCTGTTGGGGAATTTACCAAACCACATTCCCTCACTACAAAATGTTGTTATAGAAAGATGTGAGCAGTTGGTGGTTTCAAATGCAAGATTTCCGGAGCTTTGCAAACTAGAATTTGAGAATTTAAGGGGTGGTACGCAAAAGTAA
- the LOC133879233 gene encoding probable inactive purple acid phosphatase 27: MYMKNDPGYLSCKKKQCKEHSKGKCIVTSCSGALTFHVINIVTDIKFVFFGGEFKTPCVFSRSGPISFANPEKPLYGHISSIDSTRRSMRLTWVSGNMEPQQVQYGDGKTLTSEVTKFSQDNMCSSTLPSPAKDFGWHDPGYIHSAVMTGLEPSSTFSYRYGSDSAGWSEQIQFRTPPAGGSDELKFLAFGDMGKAPRDASTEHYIQPGSLSVIEAMADEVDSNKIDSIFHIGDISYATGFLVEWDFFLHQISPVASRVSYMTAIGNHERDYIDSGSVYITPDSGGECGIPYETYFPMPTPAKDKPWYSIEQASVHFTVISTEHDWSQNSEQYEWMKKDMASVDRSKTPWLIFMGHRPMYSSSDDAFSVDKRFVEEVELLLLENKVDLVLFGHVHNYERSCSVYQNECKASPKKDKNGIDTHDHDNYSAPVHAVIDMAGFTLDKFSNQVDSWSLSRISQFEYLRGHATKKELNLKFVNSDTKKVEDSFRIIKTQGFS; the protein is encoded by the exons ATGTACATGAAGAATGATCCAGGCTATCTCAGTTGCAAAAAGAAGCAATGCAAGGAGCATAGCAAGGGTAAATGTATAGTGACCAGTTGCAGTGGCGCGTTAACATTTCATGTTATTAACATCGTAACCGACatcaaatttgtgttttttggcGGGGAATTCAAGACCCCTTGCGTTTTCAGTAGGTCTGGCCCTATCAGTTTTGCGAATCCAGAAAAGCCATTGTATGGACATATCTCAAGTATAGATTCAACTAGAAGATCG ATGAGATTAACATGGGTTAGTGGCAATATGGAACCTCAACAAGTACAATATGGTGATGGAAAAACACTGACATCAGAAGTTACTAAATTTTCACAAGATAATATGTGTA GTTCAACTTTACCAAGTCCAGCAAAGGACTTTGGGTGGCATGACCCAGGATACATTCATTCTGCAGTAATGACAGGACTTGAACCTTCAAGCACCTTCTCCTACAGATATGGAAG TGACTCGGCTGGTTGGAGTGAACAAATCCAATTTCGAACTCCACCTGCAGGAGGATCAGATGAGCTCAAGTTCTTAGCATTCGGCGATATGGGAAAGGCTCCTCGTGATGCTTCTACTGAGCACTACATTCAA CCGGGGTCTCTCTCAGTGATTGAAGCCATGGCCGATGAAGTAGATTCTAACAAGATAGACTCAATCTTCCACATTGGAGATATAAGCTATGCCACGGGCTTTTTAGTTGAATGGGATTTTTTCCTTCACCAAATAAGCCCTGTAGCATCACGAGTTTCTTACATGACTGCAATTGGAAACCATGAGAG aGATTACATAGACTCGGGATCAGTATATATAACTCCTGATTCAGGAGGAGAATGCGGAATTCCATATGAAACTTACTTTCCCATGCCAACGCCAGCAAAGGATAAGCCATGGTATTCCATAGAACAAGCAAGCGTTCACTTCACAGTGATTTCTACTGAACATGATTGGTCACAAAATTCTGAGCAG TATGAGTGGATGAAAAAGGACATGGCTTCCGTTGATCGATCAAAAACTCCTTGGTTGATTTTCATGGG GCATAGACCAATGTATTCTTCCTCAGATGATGCCTTTAGCGTCGACAAAAGATTTGTTGAGGAAGTAGAACTGTTACTCTTAGAAAACAAA GTTGATCTGGTTCTCTTTGGCCATGTTCATAATTATGAGAGATCCTGCTCGGTTTACCAAAACGAATGCAAGGCTTCGcctaaaaaagataaaaatgggATAGACACACATGATCACGACAATTATAGTGCCCCAGTGCACGCAGTTATTGACATGGCTGGATTTACCCTGGACAAGTTCTCAAATCAA GTGGATAGCTGGAGTCTATCTAGGATTTCCCAGTTTGAATATTTGAGAGGGCATGCaacaaagaaagaattaaaCTTAAAG TTTGTAAATTCAGATACAAAGAAAGTTGAAGATAGCTTCCGCATCATCAAAACTCAAGGTTTCTCATGA